Proteins from a genomic interval of Clostridium sp. 'deep sea':
- a CDS encoding GyrI-like domain-containing protein codes for MDLIQRMNTAIEYVEDNLEGVINYQQIAKKALSSEYHFSRLFSALTSINISEYIRRRRLTKAAFDLQHTNLRVLDIAIKYGYSSADSFTRAFYKAHGVNPSLARNKGIKLKAYPKISFQITIKGVTEMLYKIEKLPNQKIIGKSFKVITKDAFQTIPKLWQQAHENGLVDELISIGLQSEKNDGLINLLGVCGKIASITDEEFNYFIGIRYNGKVNYDLENLILPANKWAVFSNVPEAWQRVYSEWLPYSQYNLANCPCVECYYPPNHEIDSELWIPVL; via the coding sequence ATGGATTTGATTCAACGAATGAATACAGCGATAGAGTATGTAGAGGATAACCTAGAGGGTGTAATTAATTACCAGCAAATTGCGAAAAAGGCTTTAAGCTCTGAATACCATTTTTCGCGTCTGTTCTCAGCCTTAACAAGTATTAATATTTCGGAATACATAAGGCGAAGGCGGCTTACTAAAGCTGCTTTCGATTTACAACATACTAATCTTCGTGTGTTAGATATAGCAATTAAATATGGCTATAGCTCTGCAGATTCGTTCACAAGAGCCTTTTATAAAGCTCATGGTGTAAATCCTTCATTAGCAAGAAACAAAGGAATAAAGCTAAAGGCATATCCTAAAATATCCTTTCAAATAACTATAAAAGGGGTAACAGAAATGCTATACAAGATTGAAAAACTACCAAATCAAAAAATAATAGGCAAGTCCTTTAAGGTGATAACAAAGGATGCATTTCAAACAATACCAAAGCTTTGGCAACAGGCACATGAAAATGGCTTAGTAGATGAGTTAATTAGTATAGGTTTACAAAGCGAGAAAAATGATGGATTAATTAATCTTCTTGGTGTTTGTGGCAAGATAGCGAGTATTACAGATGAAGAATTTAATTATTTTATAGGTATTAGGTACAATGGTAAAGTTAACTACGACTTAGAGAACCTTATCCTACCTGCGAATAAATGGGCAGTATTTTCAAATGTACCTGAAGCATGGCAGAGAGTATATAGTGAATGGCTACCATATTCTCAATATAATTTAGCAAACTGCCCGTGTGTAGAATGTTATTATCCACCTAATCATGAAATAGATAGTGAGCTGTGGATACCTGTGTTATAA
- a CDS encoding phosphate propanoyltransferase, producing the protein MKDIVIGVSNRHLHVSQADLEALFGPGYELTNKKDLKQPGQYACEECVEICGPKGCFPKVRILGPVRPVTQVEISLTDSFKLGVKAPVRNSGDLAGTPGVTLKGPYGSVELKNGVIVAARHIHMHTEDAIAYGLKDNDIVNIQTVDNQRSVVFNNVLVRVKDSFAMEMHVDIDEANAAMLKNGDVVKLAK; encoded by the coding sequence ATGAAGGATATCGTTATTGGTGTTTCAAATCGCCACTTACACGTTAGCCAAGCTGATTTAGAAGCTTTATTTGGACCTGGTTATGAGTTAACTAATAAAAAAGATTTAAAACAACCTGGTCAGTATGCCTGTGAGGAATGTGTTGAAATTTGTGGCCCTAAAGGATGTTTTCCTAAGGTTAGAATTTTAGGTCCTGTAAGACCTGTAACACAAGTGGAAATTTCCTTAACAGATAGCTTTAAGTTAGGCGTTAAAGCTCCTGTTCGCAATTCGGGTGACTTAGCAGGCACCCCGGGAGTAACCTTAAAAGGTCCTTATGGTTCTGTAGAGTTGAAGAATGGTGTGATTGTTGCTGCAAGGCACATTCATATGCATACAGAAGATGCTATTGCTTATGGCCTTAAAGATAATGACATTGTTAATATTCAAACTGTAGATAATCAGAGAAGTGTAGTATTCAACAATGTATTAGTTAGAGTAAAAGATAGTTTTGCTATGGAAATGCATGTTGATATAGATGAAGCTAATGCTGCTATGCTTAAAAATGGTGATGTAGTTAAATTAGCTAAATAA
- a CDS encoding sodium ion-translocating decarboxylase subunit beta, with protein sequence MLGETFIKFLSDTGFANISVQQLIMLGVACFLIYLAIVKEFEPLLLLPISFGMLLANLPLTGIFAAEHGKEVGGLFYYLYKGVKLGIYPPLIFMGVGALTDFGPLIANPKTFLLGAAAQIGIFVTLIGALLIGFDPKVAAAIAMIGGADGPTVIFLASKLAQDYIGPLAVAAYSYMALVPIIQPPIMRALTTKEERQIVMKQLRPVSKKEKVLFPIIVTIICGLLLPKAVPLLGMLMFGNLMKESGVTGRLVDTASNQLMNIIMIFLGLTVGATANAGVFLKLQTLEIIALGLIAFCMGTAGGVLLGRLMCKITKGEINPLIGAAGVSAVPMAARVAQKVGREENPQNYLLMHAMGPNVAGVIGSAVAAGILLSILG encoded by the coding sequence TTGCTTGGTGAAACATTTATAAAATTCTTGTCGGACACAGGATTTGCTAACATTTCTGTTCAGCAATTAATTATGTTAGGTGTTGCATGTTTTTTAATATACCTAGCAATTGTTAAAGAATTTGAACCACTATTGTTATTACCAATTAGTTTTGGTATGTTATTAGCTAACTTACCGCTAACAGGTATTTTTGCTGCTGAACACGGTAAAGAGGTTGGTGGACTGTTTTATTACCTATATAAAGGTGTAAAACTAGGTATATATCCACCATTAATCTTTATGGGTGTTGGAGCTTTAACAGACTTTGGACCATTAATTGCTAATCCTAAAACATTTCTTTTAGGTGCTGCTGCTCAAATTGGCATTTTTGTAACATTGATTGGTGCTTTGTTAATAGGATTCGATCCTAAAGTTGCTGCTGCTATTGCTATGATAGGTGGAGCTGACGGTCCTACAGTAATATTCTTAGCTTCTAAATTAGCTCAAGACTATATTGGACCTTTAGCAGTAGCTGCGTACTCGTATATGGCGTTAGTGCCAATTATTCAGCCGCCAATTATGAGAGCTTTAACTACAAAAGAAGAACGCCAAATTGTTATGAAACAGTTAAGACCTGTTTCTAAAAAAGAAAAGGTGTTGTTCCCTATAATTGTAACAATTATATGTGGTTTATTGCTACCTAAAGCTGTTCCATTATTAGGTATGTTAATGTTTGGTAACTTAATGAAAGAGAGTGGAGTTACAGGTAGACTGGTTGATACTGCTTCTAATCAACTAATGAATATTATTATGATTTTCTTAGGTTTAACTGTTGGTGCTACGGCTAATGCTGGGGTATTTTTAAAGTTGCAAACACTTGAAATAATAGCATTGGGATTAATAGCATTCTGTATGGGTACTGCTGGTGGTGTATTACTAGGAAGACTTATGTGTAAAATTACCAAGGGTGAAATTAACCCATTAATTGGTGCTGCTGGTGTATCAGCTGTTCCAATGGCTGCTAGGGTTGCTCAAAAAGTAGGTCGAGAAGAGAATCCACAGAATTACTTATTAATGCATGCAATGGGACCAAACGTTGCGGGTGTTATAGGTTCTGCTGTAGCTGCGGGTATTTTATTATCGATATTAGGATAA
- a CDS encoding biotin/lipoyl-containing protein, with translation MRKFNITVNGEVYEVEVEELGNDGAVAPVQSRPAAKPAPAPARKPAAKAAPKQAKKVTTVSAGAASVTAPMPGVVLDVKVSEGQSVKKNDVIMILEAMKMENEVMAPQDGVIESVAVSKGSNVNAGDIMIVIK, from the coding sequence GTGCGTAAATTTAATATTACAGTAAACGGCGAAGTTTACGAAGTTGAAGTAGAAGAGCTAGGAAATGATGGAGCTGTTGCTCCAGTACAAAGCAGACCTGCAGCTAAACCAGCTCCAGCTCCTGCAAGAAAACCTGCTGCGAAAGCTGCACCAAAACAAGCTAAAAAAGTAACTACAGTAAGCGCAGGTGCAGCATCAGTTACTGCTCCTATGCCTGGAGTAGTTTTAGATGTAAAAGTGTCAGAAGGACAATCAGTTAAGAAAAATGATGTTATTATGATTTTAGAAGCAATGAAAATGGAGAATGAAGTTATGGCACCGCAGGATGGCGTTATTGAAAGTGTTGCTGTTAGTAAAGGCAGTAACGTTAATGCTGGTGACATCATGATTGTAATAAAATAG
- a CDS encoding OadG family protein yields MDNLGFGFLILAVGMTVVLATLIVLAFVMYLMKLFLYKEKKAEPVTKPVAIEETVVEDNVDNGALVAAISTAIAVYLGKPPVSFNVISINRVQKSNWREVGKQELLQANITNKM; encoded by the coding sequence ATGGATAATTTAGGTTTTGGTTTTTTAATATTAGCAGTTGGTATGACAGTAGTATTAGCTACACTTATAGTACTAGCATTTGTAATGTATTTAATGAAATTATTCTTGTACAAAGAAAAAAAGGCTGAACCAGTTACAAAGCCTGTAGCTATTGAAGAAACAGTGGTAGAAGATAATGTAGATAATGGTGCTTTAGTAGCTGCTATAAGTACAGCAATAGCTGTTTACTTAGGTAAACCACCTGTAAGCTTTAACGTAATATCAATAAATCGTGTACAAAAGTCTAACTGGCGAGAAGTTGGCAAACAAGAATTATTGCAAGCTAATATTACAAATAAAATGTAA
- a CDS encoding carboxyl transferase domain-containing protein: MENLIQQLNEKRQQVIMGGGEKRIEKQHAKSKMTARERLNVLLDEGSFVEIGMFVKHRCNDFGMDKVDSPGEGVVTGYGTIHGRLVYVFAQDFTVIAGTLGEMHAKKICRVMDLAIKNGAPLIGINDSGGARIQEGVDALNGYGEIFFRNTMASGVIPQISVILGPCAGGAVYSPALTDFIFMSKTTSQMFITGPQVIKAVTGEEVSADALGGGMVHNQTSGVSHFLGEDEEDTLLKVRQLVDYLPLNNLDETPFEQSSDGIDRVNESLLDIVPLNPNKGYDVRDVIAEISDDGVFMEVQEHFARNIVVGFARLNGSTIGIVANNPVFMAGCLDINASDKGSRFIRFCDAFNIPLVTLIDVPGYLPGVSQEYGGVIRHGAKLLYAYSEANVPKISLILRKAYGGAYLAMCSKSLGADISYAWPNAEIAVMGPDGAANIIFRKDIANSDDPPTKRQEKIAEYRDKFANPYVAASRGLIDDVIDPRQTRISLINALASCATKRENRYRKKHGNIPL, encoded by the coding sequence ATGGAGAATCTTATCCAACAGCTTAATGAAAAACGCCAACAGGTAATTATGGGTGGCGGAGAGAAAAGAATAGAAAAACAACATGCTAAATCAAAGATGACTGCACGCGAACGTTTAAATGTTCTTTTAGACGAAGGTAGCTTTGTTGAAATAGGAATGTTTGTAAAACATCGCTGCAATGACTTTGGTATGGACAAAGTAGACTCACCTGGTGAGGGTGTTGTTACTGGATATGGTACTATTCATGGTCGTTTAGTTTATGTGTTTGCCCAAGATTTTACAGTAATTGCTGGTACTTTAGGTGAAATGCATGCTAAAAAAATCTGCCGAGTTATGGATTTAGCTATTAAAAATGGCGCTCCATTAATTGGTATAAATGACTCTGGTGGAGCAAGAATACAAGAGGGTGTAGATGCCTTAAATGGTTATGGTGAGATTTTCTTCCGTAATACCATGGCATCAGGAGTTATTCCTCAAATTTCTGTTATTCTTGGGCCTTGTGCTGGTGGTGCTGTTTATTCACCTGCATTAACAGATTTTATTTTTATGTCAAAAACAACAAGTCAAATGTTTATTACTGGACCACAAGTTATAAAAGCTGTAACTGGTGAAGAAGTAAGTGCAGATGCGCTTGGTGGTGGTATGGTTCATAACCAAACTAGTGGTGTTTCTCATTTTTTAGGTGAAGATGAAGAAGATACTTTATTAAAAGTTCGTCAATTAGTTGACTATTTACCACTTAATAATTTAGATGAAACTCCATTTGAGCAATCAAGTGATGGCATTGATAGAGTTAATGAATCATTATTAGATATTGTACCTCTTAACCCTAACAAAGGTTATGATGTTCGTGATGTAATTGCTGAAATATCTGATGATGGTGTTTTTATGGAAGTGCAAGAGCATTTTGCTCGTAATATAGTAGTAGGATTTGCTCGCTTAAACGGAAGCACAATTGGTATTGTTGCTAATAACCCCGTATTTATGGCTGGTTGTTTAGATATTAATGCTTCTGATAAAGGATCTCGATTTATAAGGTTCTGCGATGCTTTTAATATACCTTTAGTGACTTTAATTGATGTACCTGGTTATTTACCTGGCGTAAGTCAAGAGTATGGTGGAGTTATTCGTCATGGTGCTAAGCTTTTATATGCATATTCAGAAGCTAATGTTCCTAAAATTTCTTTAATTCTACGTAAAGCATATGGTGGTGCTTATTTAGCTATGTGTAGTAAATCTTTAGGAGCAGACATTAGTTATGCTTGGCCAAACGCAGAAATAGCAGTAATGGGACCAGATGGGGCTGCTAATATCATATTTAGAAAAGATATTGCTAACTCAGATGATCCACCTACAAAACGTCAAGAAAAAATTGCTGAGTATAGAGATAAATTTGCAAATCCTTATGTTGCAGCTTCACGTGGTTTAATTGATGATGTAATTGACCCACGTCAAACCAGAATTAGCTTAATAAATGCTTTAGCTTCTTGTGCTACAAAGCGCGAAAACAGATACCGCAAAAAGCATGGTAATATTCCTCTATAA
- the mce gene encoding methylmalonyl-CoA epimerase, with the protein MNDLLEKIDHLGVAVKSIESALKFYRDTLGIEPTGIEEVPSQKVKVAFLPVGESNIELLESTTVDGPIARHIEKRGEGIAHLAFRVNDIESVIASLKEKGVRLLSDTAQPGAHGAKIVFIHPKSANGILIELCER; encoded by the coding sequence ATGAATGATTTGCTAGAAAAAATTGATCATCTAGGAGTAGCTGTAAAGAGTATTGAAAGTGCCTTAAAGTTCTACCGTGATACCTTAGGTATAGAGCCAACAGGCATTGAAGAAGTACCATCTCAAAAGGTAAAGGTTGCTTTTTTACCTGTAGGTGAAAGTAATATTGAATTATTAGAATCTACAACTGTTGATGGACCTATTGCACGTCACATTGAAAAACGTGGTGAAGGTATTGCTCACCTAGCATTTAGAGTGAATGATATTGAAAGTGTTATAGCATCTTTAAAAGAAAAAGGTGTGCGCTTACTTAGCGATACAGCACAACCTGGTGCTCACGGAGCAAAAATCGTATTCATACATCCTAAATCTGCTAACGGCATTTTAATTGAACTTTGTGAAAGATAA
- the meaB gene encoding methylmalonyl Co-A mutase-associated GTPase MeaB, whose translation MKQSNYEKIIAEVLAGNKRYIARAISYIENEDPDASKILEGLYPKCGNAQVIGITGPPGAGKSTMVGALVRTMRKMNKKCGLILVDPSSPFTGGAILGDRIRMPELTTDEGVYIRSMGTRGSLGGLTAATRDTIKVLDAAGYDLIIIETVGIGQAETDIVKTADTVIVVSVPGLGDHIQTLKAGVMEIADIFVVNKADTNGALRTVRELKLMIELSNYKVDERPPVIPVSALNNEGIDKLADSILELYEKALKSGKHEARRKEQLENELNEIIKNELIKQINNQMSSNELDESINKIYNHQTTPHETAQIILKSLIKRSAEDKTLQET comes from the coding sequence ATGAAACAAAGTAATTATGAGAAAATAATTGCTGAAGTGCTTGCTGGTAATAAAAGATATATAGCTAGAGCTATTAGCTATATTGAAAATGAAGACCCAGATGCAAGCAAGATTTTAGAGGGGTTATACCCCAAGTGTGGAAACGCACAGGTCATAGGCATTACCGGTCCTCCTGGGGCTGGTAAAAGTACTATGGTTGGTGCATTAGTACGTACTATGCGAAAAATGAATAAAAAATGTGGTTTAATTTTAGTTGATCCAAGTAGCCCCTTTACTGGAGGAGCTATTTTAGGTGATAGGATAAGAATGCCTGAGTTAACAACAGATGAGGGTGTTTACATTAGATCTATGGGTACTAGAGGTAGCTTAGGTGGTTTAACTGCTGCTACTAGAGACACAATAAAGGTATTAGATGCCGCTGGTTATGATTTAATAATTATTGAGACGGTTGGCATTGGGCAAGCAGAAACAGATATAGTAAAAACTGCCGATACAGTTATTGTAGTATCTGTACCTGGGTTAGGAGACCACATTCAAACTCTAAAAGCTGGTGTTATGGAAATAGCTGATATATTTGTTGTAAATAAAGCTGATACTAATGGTGCGTTGAGAACGGTTCGTGAACTAAAACTCATGATTGAACTTAGTAACTATAAGGTTGATGAAAGACCACCAGTAATACCTGTTAGTGCTCTCAATAACGAGGGGATTGATAAACTAGCAGATAGCATTTTAGAGTTGTATGAAAAAGCATTAAAATCTGGAAAGCACGAAGCAAGAAGAAAAGAACAATTAGAGAATGAATTGAATGAGATTATTAAAAATGAATTAATTAAACAGATTAATAATCAAATGAGCAGTAATGAACTAGATGAAAGCATTAACAAAATTTATAATCATCAAACTACACCACACGAAACTGCACAAATAATTTTAAAGTCTTTAATAAAGCGTTCTGCCGAAGACAAAACGCTTCAGGAAACCTAG
- a CDS encoding cobalamin B12-binding domain-containing protein: MAEKKIRVLIAKPGLDGHDRGAKVVARSLRDAGMEVVYTGLRQTPEQIVEAAIQEDVDFIGLSCLSGAHNHLFPKVIEILEQKNASDIKVFGGGVIPQSDIPFLKESGIVEIFGPGTPTEVTVKFINQLYNETK; encoded by the coding sequence ATGGCAGAAAAGAAAATAAGAGTACTAATCGCTAAACCTGGTCTAGATGGTCACGATAGAGGCGCTAAAGTAGTAGCTCGTTCTTTACGTGATGCTGGTATGGAAGTTGTTTATACAGGGTTAAGACAAACACCAGAGCAGATTGTTGAAGCTGCTATTCAAGAGGACGTAGATTTTATAGGTTTATCTTGTTTATCTGGTGCGCATAATCACTTGTTCCCTAAAGTAATTGAGATTTTAGAGCAAAAAAATGCTTCTGATATAAAAGTTTTTGGTGGTGGAGTTATTCCACAGTCAGATATACCTTTCTTAAAAGAGAGTGGCATTGTAGAGATATTTGGCCCAGGAACACCTACAGAAGTAACTGTAAAATTCATTAACCAATTGTACAATGAAACAAAGTAA
- a CDS encoding methylmalonyl-CoA mutase family protein: MCDENKKLIQEAKEQWTAGPLNKMLSRGPERREQFTTSSDFPVDNIYTPLDAEESKYLSELGMPGSYPFTRGVYSTMYRGRFWTMRQYAGMADAAESNKRYKYLLEQGQTGLSVAFDLPTQIGYDSDHSLAEGEVGKVGVAIDSLADMETLFDGIPLDKVSTSMTINAPASVLLAMYICVAEKQGVGLDKIAGTIQNDILKEYIARGTYIYPPKQSMRLITNIFEYCSQNVPRWNTISISGYHIREAGSSAAQEVAFTIADAIAYVEAALEAGLEVDKFASRLSFFFNSHLNFIEEIAKFRAARRLWAKLMKDRFHAKKDKSMMLRFHTQTGGSTLTAQQPDNNIIRVTLQALAAVLGGTQSLHTNSKDEALALPTEESVRIALRTQQIIAYESGVADTPDPLGGSYYLEALTKQIEDKAMEYITKIDEMGGAVKAIELGYIQQEIADSAYNYQMGVEADENVIVGVNKFTVKEAPPENLLKISDEVQVRQINRLHNLKTKRNNDLVTSRLEDLRKAAEGTDNLMPYIISAVKEYATLGEICGVLREVFGEYRPAEIL; the protein is encoded by the coding sequence ATGTGCGATGAAAATAAGAAACTGATTCAGGAAGCTAAAGAACAATGGACAGCGGGTCCCTTAAACAAGATGTTGTCAAGAGGTCCTGAGCGAAGAGAACAGTTTACAACTAGTTCTGACTTTCCAGTAGATAATATCTACACACCATTAGATGCTGAAGAGTCAAAATATTTAAGTGAGCTAGGCATGCCTGGTTCTTATCCATTTACACGTGGTGTTTATTCTACTATGTATCGTGGTCGTTTTTGGACAATGCGACAGTACGCTGGAATGGCAGATGCAGCTGAGTCGAACAAAAGATACAAGTACTTATTAGAGCAGGGTCAAACTGGCTTAAGTGTAGCCTTTGATTTACCTACCCAAATCGGTTATGATTCAGATCATTCTCTAGCAGAGGGTGAAGTTGGTAAAGTAGGGGTAGCTATTGATTCATTAGCAGATATGGAAACTTTATTTGATGGTATTCCTTTAGATAAAGTAAGTACTTCAATGACTATAAATGCGCCTGCATCTGTATTATTAGCTATGTATATATGTGTAGCTGAAAAACAGGGCGTTGGTCTTGATAAAATTGCCGGAACAATTCAAAACGATATTTTAAAAGAATATATTGCTCGTGGAACATATATTTACCCACCAAAACAATCTATGCGTTTAATTACTAATATATTTGAGTATTGCTCTCAGAATGTTCCTCGTTGGAACACTATTAGTATTAGTGGTTACCATATTCGTGAAGCTGGCTCATCAGCAGCTCAAGAAGTAGCATTTACAATAGCCGATGCTATTGCCTACGTAGAGGCTGCTTTAGAAGCTGGTTTAGAAGTAGATAAATTTGCTTCAAGATTATCTTTCTTCTTTAACTCTCATTTAAACTTTATTGAAGAAATTGCTAAGTTTAGAGCAGCAAGACGATTATGGGCTAAATTAATGAAAGATAGATTCCATGCTAAAAAAGATAAGTCTATGATGTTACGTTTCCACACCCAAACAGGTGGATCAACATTAACAGCTCAGCAACCAGATAACAACATCATTAGAGTTACCTTACAAGCTTTGGCAGCAGTTTTAGGTGGAACACAATCTTTACACACAAACTCAAAAGATGAAGCTTTAGCATTACCTACAGAAGAATCGGTACGTATTGCTTTAAGAACACAGCAAATTATTGCTTATGAAAGTGGTGTTGCTGATACACCAGATCCATTAGGTGGTTCTTATTATCTTGAGGCATTAACTAAACAAATTGAAGATAAAGCTATGGAATACATTACTAAAATTGATGAAATGGGTGGAGCTGTAAAAGCAATTGAATTAGGTTATATTCAACAAGAAATTGCTGACAGTGCTTATAATTATCAAATGGGTGTTGAGGCTGATGAAAATGTTATTGTTGGTGTTAACAAATTTACAGTAAAAGAAGCCCCCCCAGAGAACTTATTAAAGATTAGTGATGAAGTTCAAGTTCGTCAGATTAATAGACTCCATAATCTAAAAACTAAACGTAACAATGATCTTGTTACATCAAGGTTAGAAGATTTAAGAAAAGCTGCAGAGGGTACAGATAACTTAATGCCTTATATAATAAGTGCTGTTAAAGAATATGCTACCCTAGGCGAAATATGTGGTGTATTACGTGAAGTATTTGGCGAATACAGACCTGCAGAAATTTTATAA
- a CDS encoding 2-oxoacid:acceptor oxidoreductase family protein, whose translation MSVQIRLSGSGGQGMLLAGIILAEAGIMSGKNAVQSQSYGPEARGGASKAEVIISEESIDYPKVTQPDVMLALTQEAYEKYAKDMADDGVLVIDECIELSGNDKCKVISAPILLTARDTLGRIIVANMVALGALVKASNVITFDSLEEAVLRRVPKGTEELNKKAIKAGYELVTA comes from the coding sequence ATGTCAGTACAAATTAGACTTAGTGGTTCTGGTGGTCAAGGAATGCTTTTAGCAGGAATTATCTTAGCTGAAGCAGGAATTATGTCTGGTAAAAATGCTGTACAAAGTCAGTCTTATGGACCAGAAGCACGTGGTGGAGCCAGTAAAGCTGAGGTTATTATTAGCGAAGAAAGTATCGATTATCCTAAAGTAACTCAACCAGATGTTATGTTAGCTTTAACTCAAGAAGCTTATGAAAAATATGCTAAAGATATGGCTGATGATGGTGTATTGGTAATAGATGAGTGTATTGAACTTTCTGGTAATGATAAGTGTAAGGTTATTAGTGCCCCAATACTTCTTACTGCTAGAGATACTCTCGGAAGAATTATTGTAGCCAATATGGTAGCTTTAGGCGCCTTAGTTAAAGCTAGTAATGTTATTACTTTTGATAGTTTAGAAGAGGCCGTGTTACGTAGAGTTCCTAAAGGAACAGAGGAATTAAATAAGAAAGCAATTAAAGCTGGTTATGAATTAGTAACTGCATAA
- a CDS encoding 2-oxoacid:ferredoxin oxidoreductase subunit beta translates to MLNDLKKYLREDKLKHILCPGCGHGTIMNALVHAIDKLQLDPVKTVIVSGIGCSSRIPGYLNFNTLHTTHGRAIAFATGIKLANPELKVIVITGDGDGSAIGGNHLIHACRRNIDITTIIFNNNIYGMTNGQYSPMTPVGSYASTAPYGNIDRNFDLCELAKGAGATFVARGTSYHVNMLTDLIVKAVENDGFSVVEAMSHCPTYYGRKNKLKTPVIMMEQHKKNALNVTAFKKLPAEKTEGKYPIGVLHYEPASEYTKEYNKVIELAQKGAK, encoded by the coding sequence ATGCTTAATGATTTAAAGAAATATTTACGCGAGGATAAGCTAAAGCATATTTTATGTCCAGGTTGTGGTCATGGTACAATAATGAACGCTTTAGTACACGCTATTGATAAATTACAATTAGACCCTGTAAAAACTGTGATTGTTTCTGGTATTGGATGTTCTTCAAGAATTCCTGGTTACCTAAACTTTAATACACTACACACAACACACGGTAGAGCTATTGCTTTTGCTACAGGTATTAAATTAGCTAACCCTGAGCTTAAAGTAATTGTTATTACAGGTGACGGTGATGGATCTGCAATTGGTGGTAATCACTTAATTCATGCTTGTCGTCGAAATATTGATATTACAACTATAATTTTTAATAACAATATTTATGGTATGACAAATGGACAGTATTCTCCAATGACTCCAGTTGGTAGTTATGCAAGTACAGCTCCATACGGAAACATAGACAGAAACTTTGATCTTTGTGAATTAGCAAAAGGTGCTGGTGCTACCTTTGTAGCTCGTGGAACATCTTACCATGTAAATATGTTAACAGACCTTATTGTTAAAGCTGTAGAAAATGATGGATTTAGTGTTGTTGAAGCTATGTCTCATTGCCCAACATACTATGGCCGTAAAAATAAACTTAAAACTCCTGTAATTATGATGGAGCAGCATAAGAAAAATGCTTTAAATGTAACAGCTTTTAAAAAATTACCAGCTGAAAAAACAGAGGGTAAATATCCTATAGGTGTTTTACATTATGAGCCAGCTTCTGAATATACAAAAGAGTATAATAAGGTAATTGAGCTTGCACAGAAGGGAGCTAAATAA